Proteins from one Penicillium digitatum chromosome 2, complete sequence genomic window:
- a CDS encoding Dihydrouridine synthase family protein, putative: MASETSSPKGIEQTSAAATQPQEKLFGRKFYESIGSPTYVVAPMVDRSEFAWRMLTRSFMPPNDPKPLLAYTPMFHARLFGEQENVRAKHFQPTRKVIGEDKDELFLDGNPAIDRPLFVQFCTNNPDEFLEAARHVAPHCDAVDLNLGCPQGIAKKGHYGAFLQEDWDLIYKLVRRLHTELSVPVTVKFRIQDTKEKTLEYARMILSAGASIITVHGRRREQKGHNTGVADWGYIRYLRDNLPEDTVIFANGNILNYGDIETCLEATGADAVMSAEGNLSDPSIFSKPPSAGTEEREYWRGRDGKGGYRIDAVLRRYLDIIYKYVLEQPVPERKPLYLPSDPVDEFAETNDAEDNGHEDGPLKKKQKRSKAEKGKKCHSASLGFMQGHLFQVLRPMVATHTNVRDALATSKPGDMAAFEHTLALLEEAIKGGLQEYEASPEKFETQPDETLKGSKAVIAEYGRPWWICQPHIRPLPEEAFESGAMREKGTKPLAKIENEEKNTPKETCTPSEGPVTPGDGAVITATNLTPDSLVSG, encoded by the exons ATGGCCTCCGAAACAAGCTCACCGAAGGGCATTGAGCAGACCTCCGCGGCTGCGACTCAGCCCCAGGAGAAGCTCTTTGGAAGAAAGTTTTATGAAAGCATTGGCAGCCCAACATATGTCGTTGCCCCAATGGTTGACAGATCAGAATTC GCGTGGCGCATGCTCACTCGGTCTTTCATGCCACCAAACGACCCGAAGCCTTTACTCGCTTACACCCCGATGTTCCATGCACGTTTATTCGGCGAACAAGAGAACGTCCGTGCCAAACATTTCCAACCTACCCGTAAAGTCATCGGAGAGGACAAGGATGAATTGTTCCTTGATGGAAATCCCGCAATTGACCGACCACTTTTCGTTCAATTTTGCACAAATAACCCCGACGAGTTCTTGGAGGCTGCCCGCCATGTCGCGCCTCACTGCGACGCCGTGGACTTGAATCTTGGCTGCCCACAGGGAATCGCGAAAAAGGGACACTACGGAGCTTTCCTCCAAGAAGACTGGGACTTGATATATAAACTTGTGCGTCGGTTGCATACCGAGCTCTCAGTCCCTGTCACGGTGAAATTCCGTATTCAAGACACCAAGGAGAAGACTTTGGAGTACGCTAGAATGATTCTCTCCGCTGGGGCCAGTATCATTACTGTGCATGGACGCAGACGGGAGCAGAAGGGTCACAACACTGGTGTCGCAGACTGGGGCTACATCCGTTATTTACGAGATAATCTCCCTGAAGATACGGTAATCTTTGCCAATGGCAACATCCTTAACTACGGCGATATAGAAACCTGTCTCGAGGCGACCGGAGCCGACGCTGTGATGAGCGCAGAAGGAAATTTATCGGATCCATCTATCTTCAGCAAACCGCCTTCGGCGGGTACCGAAGAAAGAGAATATTGGCGCGGTCGGGATGGAAAGGGTGGTTATCGAATCGATGCCGTCCTGCGACGATACCTTGATATTATCTATAAATACGTCCTCGAACAGCCGGTTCCAGAACGAAAGCCGCTTTATCTCCCGTCCGACCCAGTTGATGAGTTTGCAGAAACCAATGACGCCGAAGATAACGGCCATGAAGACGGCCCGCtcaagaaaaagcaaaagcgcagcaaggccgagaagggcaagaagtgTCACTCTGCCAGCCTTGGTTTCATGCAAGGCCATCTCTTCCAAGTCTTGCGGCCAATGGTTGCAACCCATACAAACGTTCGAGACGCTCTTGCGACATCGAAACCAGGCGACATGGCCGCTTTTGAGCACACACTGGCACTCCTTGAAGAGGCCATCAAAGGTGGACTTCAGGAATATGAGGCATCCCCCGAAAAGTTTGAAACACAACCAGATGAGACTTTGAAGGGATCTAAAGCAGTTATTGCTGAATATGGAAGGCCTTGGTGGATCTGCCAGCCTCATATTCGTCCTCTGCCCGAAGAAGCATTTGAAAGTGGAGCGATGCGTGAAAAGGGCACAAAACCTCTCGCCAAGATTGAGAACGAAGAAAAGAACACGCCCAAGGAGACTTGCACTCCTTCCGAGGGCCCTGTCACGCCGGGTGATGGGGCTGTCATAACTGCCACCAATCTCACGCCTGATTCTCTCGTGAGTGGATAA
- a CDS encoding Meiotic recombination protein Mre11, translating into MPGANEAETIRILISTDNHVGYNERDPIRGDDSWKSFHEIMCMAKERDVDMILLAGDLFHENKPSRKSMYQVMRSIRMNCFGDKPCELEMLSDASENFQGAFNHVNYEDLDMNVAIPIFSIHGNHDDPSGEGHLAALDLLQVSGLLNYYGRTLESDNIQIKPVLLQKGRTKLALYGMSNVRDERLFRTFRDGKVKFFQPSVQKSDWFNLMSVHQNHHAHTETSYLPENFLPEFLDLVIWGHEHECLIDPKLNPETKFHVMQPGSSVATSLVPGEAVAKHVSILSVTGREFQNEPIRLKTVRPFVMREIVLSEEKGAQKLARKENNRTEVTRFLMSIVEELIEEANAEWLEMQGDRIDEDENDTLVAPLPLVRLRVETSTPEGGIYDCENPQRFSNRFIGKVANVNDVVQFYRKKKTASTSRKDDTSIDESAVSHLSALDTVKVEQLVREFLSSQSLSILPQNSFGDAVAQFIDKDDKHAMEMFVNESLESQVKHLLALDRDEDEMDDEERGQSSLVTAMEKYRGQMESMFSKGLKKRTRGKKRFKPKPDGWDSEFDGAWEDQPGALLHSDNEGGDPAEEEAGENGTVPSRDRAAAPSRGRGRGRGRGGMAGLGTHKSKSTPETKTTKGRKKQAVSDEESDIIMLDDDDDDVVANVISDDEDDDSQALFVKQPPSTTIAKPRKTAPTITTTQRGSGRAAASPASASVTVGRTTSRRAPTRGKPAQSTLSFSASQAGAPLSSRPNRSTRNMSVIGDGIDDDDDDDDAFEEMPSTSRRRRPGPEQTATTEEPPATTEEPPATAEEPPATAEEPPATTEEPPATAEEPPATAEEPPATTEEPPATAEEPPATAEEPPATTEEPPATAEEPPATCKVPSEEPACTTNWSRETRHCSRIASCVCCVCKKEIQHVRNYNRGHRDCTEPQDRH; encoded by the exons ATGCCTGGGGCAAATG AGGCAGAAACCATTCGCATTCTCATCTCCACCGATAATCATGTCGGCTACAACGAGCGAGATCCCATCCGTGGGGATGACAGCTGGAAGAGCTTCCACGAAATCATGTGCATGGCCAAGGAACGGGATGTCGATATGATCCTCCTGGCGGGAGACTTGTTCCATGAGAATAAACCATCGCGGAAATCCATGTATCAGGTCATGCGGTCGATTCGAATGAACTGTTTTGGGGACAAGCCGTGTGAACTAGAGATGCTCAGCGATGCAAGTGAAAACTTCCAGGGGGCATTCAACCATGTTAACTATGAGGACCTGGATATGAACGTGGCGATTCCTATCTTCTCCATCCACGGAAATCACGACGACCCCTCGGGAGAGGGTCATCTGGCTGCACTAGATCTACTGCAAGTGTCCGGCCTTCTTAACTACTACGGCCGGACTCTGGAGTCAGACAACATTCAAATTAAGCCTGTCTTGCTACAGAAAGGCCGGACAAAGCTTGCGCTGTACGGAATGAGCAACGTTCGTGACGAGCGACTGTTCCGCACCTTTCGGGATGGCAAAGTTAAATTCTTTCAACCGTCTGTCCAGAAAAGTGACTGGTTCAACTTAATGTCTGTGCATCAGAATCATCATGCTCATACAGAAACAAGTTATCTTCCGGAGAACTTTCTGCCCGAATTTCTCGATTTGGTCATCTGGGGCCACGAACATGAATGCCTGATTGATCCTAAGCTCAACCCGGAGACCAAATTCCACGTTATGCAGCCAGGATCATCTGTCGCGACGTCCTTGGTACCTGGGGAGGCTGTTGCAAAACATGTCTCGATTTTGAGTGTAACAGGCCGAGAATTTCAAAACGAACCTATCCGATTGAAGACGGTGCGACCATTTGTGATGCGAGAAATTGTACTATCCGAAGAAAAGGGAGCCCAAAAGCTTGCACGCAAGGAGAACAATCGCACAGAAGTAACTCGGTTCCTCATGTCCATTGTCGAAGAACTGATTGAAGAAGCCAACGCAGAATGGTTAGAGATGCAAGGCGACCGCATTGACGAGGACGAGAATGACACACTGGTGGCTCCACTTCCTCTCGTTCGCCTCCGTGTGGAGACTTCCACGCCTGAAGGGGGTATTTACGATTGTGAAAACCCCCAGCGTTTCTCCAATCGCTTCATTGGTAAGGTCGCTAACGTGAATGATGTGGTGCAATTCTACCGCAAGAAAAAAACCGCTTCTACGTCGCGTAAGGATGATACATCCATTGATGAATCGGCTGTTTCTCATCTATCGGCCCTTGACACCGTGAAAGTCGAACAACTAGTGCGCGAGTTCCTTTCATCACAGTCATTAAGCATTCTCCCGCAGAATTCTTTCGGGGATGCTGTTGCCCAATTTATTGACAAGGATGACAAGCACGCAATGGAGATGTTTGTCAATGAATCCCTCGAGAGCCAAGTCAAACACCTGTTAGCCTTGGATCGTGACGAGGACGAGATGGACGACGAGGAGAGAGGGCAAAGTTCGCTAGTCACTGCTATGGAGAAATATCGTGGTCAGATGGAAAGCATGTTTTCAAAAGGCCTGAAGAAGCGAACTCGCGGTAAAAAGCGCTTTAAGCCCAAGCCAGATGGTTGGGATTCCGAGTTTGATGGCGCGTGGGAAGACCAGCCTGGTGCCCTTCTTCATTCTGACAATGAAGGTGGGGATCCAGCAGAGGAAGAAGCTGGAGAAAATGGGACAGTGCCTTCCCGTGATCGTGCCGCAGCCCCGAGTCGCGGTCGTGGTAGGGGTCGTGGTCGAGGTGGAATGGCCGGTCTGGGAACCCACAAGTCCAAATCTACCCCAGAAACAAAGACTACAAAGGGTCGCAAGAAGCAAGCAGTTTCAGACGAAGAATCAGACATTATTATGctagatgatgatgacgacgatgTTGTAGCCAACGTCAtttctgatgatgaggacgatGATTCGCAGGCATTGTTTGTCAAGCAGCCTCCATCTACCACTATCGCAAAGCCACGAAAAACTGCCCCTACAATAACGACGACCCAGCGCGGCAGTGGACGTGCTGCTGCCTCGCCCGCTTCAGCATCGGTTACCGTTGGTAGGACTACTTCTAGGCGAGCACCTACACGCGGTAAGCCGGCTCAGTCTACGCTCAGCTTCTCTGCTTCACAGGCCGGCGCGCCTCTGTCATCACGGCCTAACCGCTCCACCCGTAACATGAGTGTTATCGGCGATGGtattgatgatgatgacgatgatgatgatgcctTTGAAGAAATGCCGAGTACCTCGAGACGTCGTAG acccggtcctgagcagaccgctaccactgaagaaccgcctgctaccactgaagaaccgcctgctaccgctgaagaaccgcctgctaccgctgaagaaccgcctgctaccactgaagaaccgcctgctaccgctgaagaaccgcctgctaccgctgaagaaccgcctgctaccactgaagaaccgcctgctaccgctgaagaaccgcctgctaccgctgaagaaccgcctgctaccactgaagaaccgcctgctaccgctgaagaaccgcctgctacctgtaaagtcccgtccgaggaacctgcctgcacgaccaactggtctcgagaaacgagacattgcagccgtatcgctagctgcgtgtgctgcgtatgcaagaaagaaatacagcatgttcgcaattacaaccgcggacatcgagactgcactgaaccccaagaccgacactga
- a CDS encoding Cyclin-like F-box, translating into MQPEPTAVSQYTPPIDSYSVIISPTQHGHDLDDSQVSEFFGREETRDSADVPSMSTKDESDASLNKVDDRHSPPLANRVSRQHENARISPRQATNAGSLLVASFGQSHTSLETFPTEVLTHILSHLTPQSLSAITLVSRRFYALVTNPHAWRIAFSRFFPGPHAVEGGRRTNIDAADLQSDRRFFARLTALASWRSEYILRTRLMHSLARGKPAQFKPPKKHGTVRMASARHGSAIATYSSQLLFPVSHIHASFRRDKNPLFIHGAAEQGVASASDPSTVKVGTWGVSDHQMFRHFADLFPGEAQHGLGSGDMVGMPNLMDVSQPYGMIYGEGCPQGRSYFISATELRGRFLGASDLVSHPPLGIPAVNMITHAVCSVWIAKSFHILKMTQGLVGMLSGSSSGILTAYSIGPHPTYERRHEPGQVTARWVLCPGVPIIGIAVDDQYSLKRHSGKRIWAVALNALGEIYYLTELPRAPEIPLTAKLNAEQLDEAAWKTGRSVHWEMVEASRRVARPDPFNRESVNGSYSPRSSSNSMGLNEHQIAAETKEIENFISFKPKHFRKVCESWDMQRDLMVDFAGDDGGGAGESVIVISRGSGENAKASIRRFMRTTSRSDFGFNTPEPLLGAPKLCAPEVPPSLFGGPVNTPSPSVTSNLPLSQYPKRMSSQPTNFRWRLSDFVFGNRKPSEVSTSALDTSTFATLTAEEDPLLVMPGSFNSSATSSPMLPHMTQPRSGLEVPGQRARYLAVGTRTGMVFVWDIRAPAAKSAEITNSISSLRIIQTDSPQISSLAITSLYLVHGGNDGLVQAWDPLVSSTKPIRTINSRFSTRARRRLVQAEASILGVGNNYYATGAICLDTDPTVLRGMVSLGTHLRYWSYSSSEADQYKSSKRRLRHPLRGGNGVGEGQRFHSSGRGAIEDFIEDERVDMERQKISDEKERAHLSARFGIDLLGPDIDEEQLLLYAQLLSEEACSGDAEKPTDSATISGSATSASVDTVGPSSLGSGEISSSSSPYQIPTDENDDDELAEAIRLSLLDAQGVGQTSSIPIKYAKGGYPPRQPSFGAGEAEGSRQQEMDDLEFAIQLSLAEGKSREDGDGKWEEFPCLAPGPIPVSSLGKGKGKERAV; encoded by the exons ATGCAGCCAGAGCCTACTGCCGTGTCTCAATATACGCCCCCCATTGACTCATATTCAGTCATTATCAGTCCCACCCAGCATGGACATGACCTCGACGACTCTCAAGTCTCTGAATTTTTCGGGCGAGAGGAGACCAGGGACTCTGCAGATGTCCCGAGCATGTCGACAAAAGACGAATCCGATGCGTCCTTGAACAAGGTCGACGATCGCCATTCCCCGCCGTTGGCGAATCGAGTGAGCCGCCAGCATGAGAATGCTCGGATATCCCCCAGACAAGCAACCAATGCTGGATCTTTGTTAGTAGCTTCTTTTGGACAGTCGCACACATCCCTTGAGACATTTCCAACTG AGGTTCTCACACATATCCTATCGCATCTAACCCCCCAATCCTTATCCGCCATCACCTTGGTGTCCCGTCGATTTTATGCGCTCGTTACCAATCCTCACGCTTGGAGAATCGCCTTCTCGCGGTTCTTCCCAGGGCCTCATGCTGTTGAGGGTGGCCGGCGTACCAATATCGATGCGGCAGACCTACAGTCGGACAGGCGATTCTTCGCGAGGTTAACCGCCCTGGCCTCCTGGCGCAGCGAATACATCTTGCGCACCCGCCTGATGCACTCGTTGGCCCGGGGAAAACCGGCGCAGTTCAAACCGCCGAAGAAGCATGGAACTGTGCGAATGGCTAGTGCTCGCCATGGTAGTGCCATAGCCACTTATTCATCACAGCTCCTCTTTCCGGTCAGTCACATACATGCCTCTTTCAGGCGCGACAAGAACCCTCTCTTCATCCACGGAGCCGCAGAGCAAGGGGTCGCGTCTGCCAGTGACCCATCGACCGTAAAAGTCGGTACCTGGGGTGTTTCCGATCATCAAATGTTCCGCCACTTTGCAGATCTGTTCCCCGGTGAAGCGCAACATGGCCTCGGATCGGGTGACATGGTCGGTATGCCCAATTTGATGGACGTCAGTCAACCATATGGCATGATCTATGGCGAAGGCTGTCCCCAGGGGCGCAGCTACTTCATCTCGGCAACGGAGCTGCGTGGTCGTTTCTTGGGAGCTTCGGATTTGGTTTCCCACCCACCACTCGGCATTCCCGCCGTGAACATGATCACTCATGCTGTTTGTTCGGTGTGGATTGCCAAATCCTTTCACATCCTCAAGATGACCCAGGGGCTGGTAGGGATGCTGTCTGGGTCGTCATCGGGTATATTGACGGCATATTCAATAGGCCCTCATCCGACCTATGAAAGGCGGCACGAGCCAGGTCAGGTGACTGCTAGATGGGTCCTATGCCCTGGTGTGCCTATAATTGGCATCGCGGTGGACGATCAATATTCACTCAAACGTCATTCGGGGAAACGAATTTGGGCTGTTGCTCTCAATGCTCTAGGAGAAATATACTATCTAACCGAGCTTCCTCGGGCACCTGAGATCCCGCTCACAGCCAAACTCAACGCCGAGCAACTTGACGAGGCGGCTTGGAAGACTGGTAGAAGTGTACATTGGGAGATGGTCGAAGCGAGCAGACGGGTGGCACGCCCAGATCCCTTCAATCGGGAATCAGTCAATGGCAGCTACAGCCCGCGCTCTTCATCGAATTCCATGGGGCTTAACGAGCACCAGATTGCCGCTGAAACTAAGGAGATTGAAAATTTCATATCTTTCAAGCCCAAACACTTCCGCAAGGTCTGTGAAAGTTGGGACATGCAACGCGATCTCATGGTCGACTTTGCTGGCGACGACGGCGGTGGAGCAGGCGAGTCGGTTATTGTCATTTCTCGTGGCTCGGGCGAAAATGCGAAGGCATCGATCCGGCGGTTCATGCGCACGACTTCTAGGTCTGATTTCGGCTTTAATACCCCAGAGCCCTTATTGGGTGCTCCGAAGCTTTGTGCACCGGAAGTTCCGCCCTCACTCTTCGGCGGCCCAGTGAATACACCAAGTCCGAGTGTCACCAGCAATCTTCCCCTTTCTCAATACCCCAAACGAATGAGCTCACAACCAACCAATTTCAGATGGCGTCTGTCagattttgtttttggtAATCGCAAACCTTCGGAAGTGAGCACTAGTGCATTGGATACTTCTACTTTCGCGACTCTCACAGCTGAAGAGGATCCTCTTTTGGTTATGCCTGGGAGCTTCAATTCGTCTGCAACATCGTCCCCGATGCTACCACACATGACACAGCCGCGGTCAGGCCTTGAGGTTCCTGGGCAACGCGCTCGATACCTAGCTGTTGGAACCCGCACTGGGATGGTGTTCGTCTGGGATATCCGAGCTCCGGCGGCGAAGTCTGCGGAGATCACCAATTCCATATCCTCATTGCGCATCATCCAAACAGACTCGCCCCAGATATCTTCCTTGGCCATCACGTCGTTATACCTTGTTCATGGCGGTAATGATGGCCTCGTGCAAGCCTGGGACCCACTAGTATCGTCCACTAAGCCAATCCGGACGATCAACTCCCGATTCTCAACCCGCGCCCGTCGTCGGCTTGTGCAGGCTGAGGCATCTATTCTAGGTGTTGGAAACAACTACTATGCCACAGGCGCTATCTGCCTTGACACAGACCCAACCGTTCTGCGTGGAATGGTCTCACTTGGCACCCACTTGCGATACTGGTCTTACAGTTCTTCCGAGGCTGATCAGTACAAGAGTAGCAAGCGCCGCCTCCGACACCCACTGCGTGGCGGCAACGGGGTTGGTGAAGGCCAACGCTTCCACAGTAGTGGTCGGGGTGCCATTGAGGACTTTATTGAAGATGAACGCGTGGATATGGAGCGTCAAAAGATTTCCGATGAGAAAGAACGAGCACATTTGAGCGCGCGTTTTGGAATTGACCTCCTTGGTCCAGATATCGACGAGGAACAGCTTTTGCTGTATGCCCAACTCCTGAGCGAGGAGGCCTGCTCTGGCGATGCAGAGAAGCCCACGGACAGCGCCACAATCTCCGGCTCAGCCACAAGCGCTTCAGTCGATACGGTTGGTCCTAGCTCACTTGGTTCTGGCGAGatttcatcctcttcatctcctTATCAAATTCCCACCGACGAGAATGATGATGACGAACTTGCCGAGGCAATCCGTCTTAGCTTGCTTGACGCGCAAGGTGTTGGCCAAACCTCGTCTATCCCTATCAAGTATGCCAAGGGAGGATACCCGCCTCGACAGCCGTCGTTTGGAGCCGGGGAGGCCGAAGGCAGTAGACAGCAAGAGATGGATGATCTGGAATTTGCGATTCAGCTCAGCTTGGCTGAGGGCAAGAGTCGCGAGGATGGTGATGGGAAATGGGAGGAATTCCCTTGTCTCGCGCCGGGTCCAATACCTGTCTCATCGTTAGGAAAGGGCAAAGGTAAAGAGAGAGCCGTTTAG
- a CDS encoding Srpk, putative, translating into MMVPSILDRFTIHGPNGNHACYVTAPARVSLSGAKDGSWIRLFQPDVARSLAAQLVLVVDYVHAQGIVHGDLHLGNILLKVPPNFDQLSPKQLYEKYGAPELDPVVRLDGNPLPPGVPSHGIAPIWLGEASEKITLSETRILLTDFGEASSHLKERKYESSTPLVIRPPEARFEPNNPLSFSSDIWTLACTIWSSVAQRPLFEGFLATEDDMTCEHVDALGILPLEWWRRWEARRLKFTEDGKPMNRKPFRSWDDRFEDSVQQPRRDSGIPSFDAREREAFFDMLRLMLSFRPENRPTTKQILESEWMVKWALPEYGKIQDNV; encoded by the coding sequence ATGATGGTCCCTTCGATTCTAGATAGGTTCACCATTCATGGCCCAAATGGCAATCATGCTTGCTACGTTACAGCGCCGGCGAGAGTAAGCCTCTCCGGAGCGAAAGATGGCTCATGGATCCGCTTATTCCAGCCTGACGTAGCCCGGTCATTGGCTGCGCAACTCGTTCTTGTTGTGGATTATGTGCATGCTCAAGGAATTGTCCATGGAGACCTTCACCTCGGCAACATTCTTCTCAAAGTTCCGCCCAATTTTGACCAGCTCTCACCTAAACAATTATATGAGAAATATGGAGCACCGGAACTAGACCCAGTTGTTCGTCTAGATGGCAATCCGCTTCCGCCTGGTGTCCCATCCCACGGCATTGCGCCTATATGGTTAGGGGAAGCGAGTGAGAAAATCACACTTTCAGAGACCAGGATCTTACTTACAGACTTTGGTGAAGCCTCTTCCCACTTAAAAGAACGGAAATACGAATCCAGTACCCCCCTTGTCATCCGTCCCCCCGAGGCGCGGTTTGAACCAAATAACCCTCTGTCTTTTTCATCGGACATTTGGACTCTCGCCTGTACCATATGGTCTAGCGTAGCCCAACGGCCATTATTTGAAGGGTTTCTCGCGACGGAGGATGACATGACATGTGAGCATGTCGATGCTCTTGGTATTTTGCCACTTGAATGGTGGAGGAGGTGGGAGGCGCGACGACTCAAATTTACCGAGGATGGTAAGCCAATGAACCGCAAACCTTTCCGATCTTGGGACGATCGGTTTGAGGATAGCGTGCAACAGCCTAGGCGAGATAGTGGCATACCGTCGTTTGATGCAAGGGAGAGGGAAGCTTTCTTCGACATGCTACGGCTGATGCTCTCATTCAGACCTGAGAATCGCCCTACTACTAAGCAAATCCTCGAGTCAGAATGGATGGTAAAATGGGCTCTGCCTGAATATGGCAAGATCCAAGACAATGTATGA
- a CDS encoding WD40/YVTN repeat-like-containing domain, whose translation MDASTGPGAPSNLCLSEDGLYAAHVSGKGLVVHSNVASENKEVQIARIKEIPLKSLQYFNLEKSPGASDDEIASRRRLLSVSDSRISVWQLAPLEMFAGIESVEPGVLAVEFGADENEVLVFHAWNIKLSVHSLETGRSSVIKTPKFAHHLGFGYRPKTRQLAILLKPETSDLLTVHEPRSYELVNRTVLPTIDAQGLKWSPDGKWIAIWDIASAGTKVLIFTADGQLFRTYSGSSGVDDSFDLGVKHIEWSPASRQVISETLAVGKVNGNVDLLRTRTFSSVTILSHVFQTDQPCSRIWRERYTTAAGDAEYAQASCSSALSMSPESVGPPRGVLTMTFSPDGRLLATVDTARQNVVWIWSLEGTPTLVSALVHEQPVRQIVWHPSTPQLLINTITNTLPAIRWWSPTDYPLIARVPIQRSESGKYDVRWVAESNADSPFWFSSAEQHVIGYLSTCDGAVEFEVLNSVTSKSLS comes from the exons ATGGACGCGTCAACGGGACCAGGAG CCCCTTCAAATCTCTGCTTGTCTGAAGATGGGCTATATGCCGCCCACGTGAGCGGAAAGGGTCTAGTTGTTCACTCAAATGTAGCCTCAGAAAACAAGGAAGTACAGATCGCAAGGATCAAAGAGATTCCACTCAAGTCACTCCAATACTTCAATTTGGAAAAGTCCCCTGGTGCTTCAGATGATGAGATCGCCTCTCGGCGGCGACTCCTGTCCGTAAGCGACAGCCGAATCTCAGTCTGGCAGCTCGCTCCGCTTGAAATGTTTGCCGGTATTGAAAGCGTCGAACCGGGAGTATTGGCTGTTGAATTTGGCGCTGATGAGAATGAAGTTCTTGTGTTTCATGCATGGAATATCAAACTCAGTGTCCACTCATTAGAGACTGGACGCAGCTCAGTCATCAAAACACCAAAGTTTGCCCATCATCTAGGCTTTGGGTATCGCCCCAAAACTAGGCAACTAGCCATTCTCTTGAAACCAGAGACCTCGGATCTACTGACTGTTCACGAGCCCCGGTCTTACGAACTCGTCAACAGGACTGTACTTCCAACCATTGATGCACAAGGGTTGAAATGGAGTCCGGATGGGAAATGGATTGCCATCTGGGATATTGCTAGTGCAGGCACAAAGGTTCTGATATTCACAGCGGACGGTCAACTTTTCAGGACCTATTCCGGATCATCTGGGGTGGACGATTCCTTCGATCTCGGGGTGAAACATATTGAATGGAGCCCCGCTTCCCGCCAGGTCATTTCTGAAACGCTGGCCGTGGGAAAAGTCAACGGGAATGTTGACTTACTCCGAACTCGCACG TTCTCTTCCGTAACAATACTCTCACATGTATTCCAAACAGACCAGCCGTGTTCCAGAATTTGGCGTGAACGATACACCACCGCCGCAGGGGACGCCGAATATGCCCAGGCATCCTGCTCATCTGCATTGAGCATGAGCCCCGAGTCGGTAGGGCCGCCACGGGGTGTCTTGACAATGACCTTCAGCCCAGACGGTCGCCTGCTTGCAACTGTTGACACCGCACGGCAGAACGTTGTTTGGATTTGGTCACTAGAGGGTACCCCGACACTGGTATCAGCTCTAGTTCACGAGCAACCCGTTCGACAGATTGTTTGGCATCCATCAACACCACAACTTTTGATTAACACTATCACGAATACATTGCCAGCTATTCGATGGTGGTCCCCAACGGATTATCCATTGATTGCTAGGGTTCCTATTCAGAGGAGCGAGAGTGGAAAGTATGATGTAAGATGGGTTGCAGAGTCGAATGCAGATTCGCCGTTCTGGTTTAGTTCAGCGGAGCAACATGTTATTGGATATTTGTCTACCTGTGATGGCGCCGTGGAGTTTGAGGTGTTGAACTCAGTGACCAGTAAGAGTTTGTCTTGA